The segment AAAATAGTAAATCAGGTGTGGGTTACTTTGGGATATTTTTTATAATAATTGCCGTCCTTGCTTCAATCCCTGTGGGCGGATTTAAGATATTTGGATTTGGTCAGACATTGGTCTGGGATATGTACTCCTTTGCATTCTTTTGTGTGTTTGCAATTGCATACATCCTCACTACCATAGGGTCAGTGGACTACTTAAGGGAAAGAGACATACTTAAAGGTGAATTTTATATAATAACCTACTTCAGCATTGTGGGAATGATGTTTATGGTCAGTGCCACAGACCTTGCGGTACTTTACGCAGGTATGGAAACCATGGCTATTTCCATGTATATACTTGCTGGTTTTGAGAAGAAAAATCTTAAATCAAATGAGGCAGGGTTAAAATACTTTATAATTGGTGCGTTTTCATCAGCTATTTTCCTTTTCGGTTTATCATACATTTATGGATATACCGGAACTACAAAATATGCTGAAATAGCACAGATGATTAGTGCAAACGGACTTAACAATTTTAATATCAAGCTTGGAATGGTTATGATGCTGGCGGGACTTGCTTTTAAAATTTCGGCAGTCCCATTTCATATGTGGGCACCAGATGTTTACAATGGCGCACCTACACCAGCCACAGGATTTATGACTGTAGCACCAAAAGCTGCGGCTATGGGTGCAATTGTAAGATTCGTATGGATAGCTCTTGAGCCAGCTGCTGCCCAGTGGCAACTATTTTTCTCAATCCTTGCAGTGCTTACAATGACTTATGGTAATCTTGTGGCATTAGCCCAAAACAATGTTAAGAGGATGCTTGCCTATTCAGCAATCTCCCATGCCGGTTATATGCTCATAGGTGTGGTATCCATGAATGAGCTTGGATATCAGGCCATTGCATTTTATACGATGGTTTATGCATTTATGAACATAGGTGCCTTTACAATACTTTCACTTATGAAAAATAAAGGGATAATTGAAGATGAGAGGCTTGAAAGCTTTGCTGGATTGGGGAAAAAGTATCCAATAATCTCACTTGCAATGCTGATTTTCATGTTTTCTCTTGCGGGTATTCCACCCCTTGCAGGGTTTATGGGTAAGTTCTATATATTTACATCAGCTATAAAAAGCGGTGTGATATGGCTTGCCATAGTTGGTGTAATTAATAGTGTAATTGCTTGCTACTATTACATGAGAGTTACAATATTCATGTACTTTAAAGAGCCTGAATATGAAGTGACAGTAGATATGAAAGCTGCAAGTTTCATCGCCTCTTTGATAGCAGTTGTATTTGTACTGGTGATAGGTGTATTCCCATCATTCTTCATGAATAT is part of the Calditerrivibrio nitroreducens DSM 19672 genome and harbors:
- a CDS encoding NADH-quinone oxidoreductase subunit N translates to MISNLVSIMPELLMTIFGLVLIAIDVMTRKNSKSGVGYFGIFFIIIAVLASIPVGGFKIFGFGQTLVWDMYSFAFFCVFAIAYILTTIGSVDYLRERDILKGEFYIITYFSIVGMMFMVSATDLAVLYAGMETMAISMYILAGFEKKNLKSNEAGLKYFIIGAFSSAIFLFGLSYIYGYTGTTKYAEIAQMISANGLNNFNIKLGMVMMLAGLAFKISAVPFHMWAPDVYNGAPTPATGFMTVAPKAAAMGAIVRFVWIALEPAAAQWQLFFSILAVLTMTYGNLVALAQNNVKRMLAYSAISHAGYMLIGVVSMNELGYQAIAFYTMVYAFMNIGAFTILSLMKNKGIIEDERLESFAGLGKKYPIISLAMLIFMFSLAGIPPLAGFMGKFYIFTSAIKSGVIWLAIVGVINSVIACYYYMRVTIFMYFKEPEYEVTVDMKAASFIASLIAVVFVLVIGVFPSFFMNIVKFMIV